The Leptospira bourretii region AATCGGTGGCCGGAAATGCCCGGGCCGGTTCTAAAACATCCGTTCTCTAAAGAAATTGCAAAAAAGATGCCAAGTATCGCTTAGAAGGAAAATTTTGCACCGACCATCACCGATTGGACATTTGGTGCGACAATGGCTTCTACGGTGAGTTTGGTGATGAGGGCATTGATTTCAATTCCAGCGATCAGGAAGTTTGTGGTGTTGGGAGCTTGGGCCTTTCCACTCAAGTCCATGGTAAGAGTTCCCGTTTTGGTTTGTCCGAGAGCAGATGCCGGGATGAGAGCAGCAATCTCCGGAGAAAGCGAAGCTGAAATGGCAGCAGAATCCAAAGCCAAAGTCAATGGACCAGAACGAGATAGATTAAGACTGGAACTTCCAAAGTTCATAGAAGCTCCGGCTCCTGCAAAGATCGTAAAGAAATAAAACATCCGAAATCCAGTACGAATGTCAACGGGTACGCTTGTTACCGTACTTGAGTAGTTGAAAGTAGTGGATCCACCCCAAGTTCCGATCGCTGGGCCAAGTGTTAGGGATTGTGTTTTTTTATCATTATAAGTGACATCGATTTCTTGTCTTTGGTAGTGAAGCCCAAGCCCCATAGAGATCCCAGAAAATTCAAATAGTCCAATTCCATCTGAATAGTTTTCTATGATATGGAATCGTAAAGTGAATCCACCAGTGGTAATGTCTCCACCAAGTTCCACGTTTTTATTTTGTGATTCAACCGCCTTTTGGACATCCCCTTGTGCAAAGTTGAATTTAAAACCATGTAAGTACAAATTGAACCGATGGAGGAAGGTTTTGAGTTCTGGCTCTGTATCGGATGGTCCTCCTCCCATAAGCCATCCCAAATTTACCGCCACTACAAAGTTTGGTGCAAGAGATGCCCCAACGTTGGGAAGTTTTTGAAAACTTAAATTTTGATAAGCCACATTGATGTCTTCTTTTTGTTGGCCGGCGACAGTCATTCCCGCCCCCACTTGGAATCGATTGACTAGCCCTGGTCCCATCAATGAGGAGTTGATATTGGAAATCACTGCCGCTTCAGACATTGTCGCAAGGACTTTGTCTGTGTATTGGAGTTGGAGGGCTGTGTCCAAACTATTGATCTGTGATTGGATGGATGCGGGCAAAATGGTACAAGCATCCCCTGTACAGGTTACTTTTGCCTGGACGGAACCGCTTGGAATCAGGCCAAAACAAATGGTGCAAAAAAAGATACCAATACGGAATTTCATGTCGTCCCTAGTATACCAAATATCGGAGATTGGTCTATGCTTTCTTAACAAATGGAGCCCATTCTATTTCCTAGTTTACAGACAAGAATTTGTAGAGAACATAGAAGCATGGCACCCATCCAAGAAAAGCGGAAACATGTCCGAGTACAACCACTAGAAAAAGAACCCGTTGAAATCCATTTGATGGGGACAGCCCTCCTGGATGTCCTAAAAGCAAGTGACATAAGTTTGGGAGGAGTTGGGGTCATTGCGCCCAACCATTTTGATGAATGGGATATGAATGAAACAGTTGAAATCCTTGTGGCTCTCCCAGGAGATTTGGAAGACTTTTTAGCCCGTGGTGTGATCAAACAAATTGGCAAAAAATCAAAAGAAACGGGGCTTTATGGGGTTCAGTTCACTGAAATAGGTCCCAAAGGAAAACAAGACCTGCAAGTTTACGTCAATCGTATGATTCGTCAAGGTCGCGAAGTAAAATAATCCCAGCCGCACTTTAGTTAGTGGCCATTTGTTCATAGAATACCTTTGTGAAATCAACATGACTATTTAAACTTATTTTTTGATAAATAGGTTAGAATAGTTCTAATATTTTTTATTTACAATTAATTTCAAATGTTAGTATATATTAATGTTTGGAGGTAACTGTATGGCAATGTTTCGACTATCAGGTGTTTCTAGATTAGATCAACTCAAAATATACGCACCGATATTTTTGCAAAACTTAGAAGATTCTCATAAACGAGAATTGATGATCACAGACCAAGCCTCTAAAGTACTTTCCACACTTAGAAAACTTTGTGTACCCGATTTAAACCAAAGTTATTTTGCCTTCCAATTAAATGCAGATTCTATAAAAGAAAATGAATTGAAAGTCTATGGAAAGGCAATGGTTTCATTCATCCAGAATTTATTAGACAACCATTTAGCAATGCCAATTTTTTATTTAACCAGAGTAGAGGAAGAGGAAACTGCAAATATAATTCCATCTATTTCCCAAACGATTGGTCCCATCCAAGTAGAATTGGCTGTTGTATCATATTCTGGTGATAGGTTCGAAGAAAAGTATGCATTGGCCTTTAATGCAATTGCCACCAGATCCTTTGTAAATCTTCAAAACTTTTTAGTAGATAATTATAAGTGGGAAGCTTCCGATTTTTTCCAAGTAACTAAAGAAGTCTTAAATTCAAAACCATATTCTATCATTCGTCAATTACTAGAGGAGTTTGAAACCCCCTTTGGCATTCAGTTGGAATTCAAAGAAGAGTTGATAGAATATTTGGAACAAGGGTTTCTTAATTCTGAAATTT contains the following coding sequences:
- a CDS encoding PilZ domain-containing protein; the encoded protein is MAPIQEKRKHVRVQPLEKEPVEIHLMGTALLDVLKASDISLGGVGVIAPNHFDEWDMNETVEILVALPGDLEDFLARGVIKQIGKKSKETGLYGVQFTEIGPKGKQDLQVYVNRMIRQGREVK
- a CDS encoding Lsa36 family surface (lipo)protein codes for the protein MKFRIGIFFCTICFGLIPSGSVQAKVTCTGDACTILPASIQSQINSLDTALQLQYTDKVLATMSEAAVISNINSSLMGPGLVNRFQVGAGMTVAGQQKEDINVAYQNLSFQKLPNVGASLAPNFVVAVNLGWLMGGGPSDTEPELKTFLHRFNLYLHGFKFNFAQGDVQKAVESQNKNVELGGDITTGGFTLRFHIIENYSDGIGLFEFSGISMGLGLHYQRQEIDVTYNDKKTQSLTLGPAIGTWGGSTTFNYSSTVTSVPVDIRTGFRMFYFFTIFAGAGASMNFGSSSLNLSRSGPLTLALDSAAISASLSPEIAALIPASALGQTKTGTLTMDLSGKAQAPNTTNFLIAGIEINALITKLTVEAIVAPNVQSVMVGAKFSF